The proteins below are encoded in one region of Bacillus vallismortis:
- a CDS encoding C39 family peptidase — MKCETSIPGIQPFNDLFYRSCFFNCYFSVVRSFQQEIYPYLLNDIYSYQLDEDGYPMIDRTEVYDPEYVMNQQGISADKQSVSSSLIDDVKRDVLKNKPVIIWLDTYAQPYRQEYMSKHSRNCILIYGFHDVDQTVLAIENRYPDNLSYEARNISYHHLAKAYQGFHSYFQPPAAFHSYASFSYDPDRDRSRQIIFKDAAAFFVHNITEHIDRMLSGLASFSRFTEQFHSIRDSEKLLHSFNEILNVKKTEQYRLAFLPAFEQLAAVTSDIIDEWEAARHLAAKLYFSGGSSSGYEDRIKDSLKKVLELEAAHIECLKDIGKEERVK, encoded by the coding sequence ATGAAATGTGAAACATCCATCCCTGGTATTCAGCCGTTTAACGACCTATTTTATCGCAGCTGTTTTTTTAACTGTTATTTTTCAGTGGTTCGCTCGTTTCAGCAAGAAATCTATCCTTATCTTTTAAATGACATATATTCGTATCAATTGGATGAAGACGGTTATCCAATGATTGATCGGACTGAAGTTTATGATCCTGAGTATGTCATGAATCAGCAGGGAATAAGCGCGGATAAGCAATCGGTGAGCAGCAGTCTCATAGATGATGTGAAACGGGATGTTCTTAAAAATAAACCTGTCATCATTTGGTTGGATACATATGCGCAGCCCTATAGACAGGAATATATGTCTAAGCATAGCCGGAACTGCATACTGATTTATGGCTTTCATGACGTAGATCAGACTGTCCTTGCCATTGAAAACCGTTATCCCGATAACTTGTCATATGAAGCCAGAAATATTTCATATCATCATTTGGCCAAAGCCTATCAAGGCTTTCACAGTTATTTTCAGCCTCCTGCCGCTTTTCATTCTTATGCCTCCTTTTCCTATGATCCGGATAGGGATCGCTCAAGACAAATCATTTTCAAGGATGCGGCTGCCTTCTTTGTTCATAACATCACCGAGCATATAGATCGGATGTTATCTGGTTTGGCGTCCTTCAGCCGGTTTACTGAGCAATTTCATAGCATAAGAGACAGCGAAAAGCTCCTTCATTCATTTAATGAAATTTTAAATGTAAAAAAAACAGAGCAATACCGCCTCGCATTTCTTCCGGCGTTTGAACAGCTTGCCGCTGTGACGTCTGACATTATTGATGAGTGGGAAGCAGCGCGGCATCTGGCGGCTAAGCTTTATTTTTCGGGAGGATCTTCTTCTGGTTATGAAGATCGAATCAAAGATTCACTGAAAAAAGTGCTGGAACTTGAAGCAGCCCATATTGAATGCCTGAAGGATATTGGTAAAGAGGAGAGGGTCAAATGA
- a CDS encoding serine hydrolase domain-containing protein, with protein sequence MMRNVWLILCLCILSIQIWGGGQASAQTPADKRIDALIEKQMKESGIPGIAVTVVKGNDVVYEKGFGYAGERHSRPVTASTLFEMGSTSKAFTALGVLKLVHSGAISLNDPVSRYISGFYAVYNGKKTDITIQQLLHHTSGIPFLSIADIKVDSKEDALEKTAKGLKGVELSHKPGSTFEYATINYDVLGYIIEQASGQPYEQYMAEHVFKQVDMSNTYAGRHAGHAGDVSSGFKIGFLKARAYKAPEYRGNTPAGYIITNAEDVSKWLRYQLNHSDGDIGRLIEQSHLPDKSVKAEEPGVYYGAGWSIFEKKGRVKEVFHAGSNPNFSSFIIVSSDDNAAVGVLANMNSAYPEKIARSVIQVITDQSQEQDGSVTDPFQVIDKAAAAMLVLFSLLLIVLLWRIYIFLKGVKSKNVPAQQGTGIKALLWVILLAAGIVAPKLISIFAFNGLPWSMIFIWGPGSLLYLAAVYYMLLLASCIFGLTACFFNHRAARRSETHEM encoded by the coding sequence ATGATGAGAAACGTATGGCTGATTTTATGTCTTTGTATCCTGTCAATTCAAATCTGGGGTGGCGGACAGGCAAGCGCCCAGACGCCAGCTGATAAGCGCATTGACGCTCTGATCGAAAAGCAGATGAAGGAAAGCGGAATACCGGGGATCGCAGTGACAGTGGTAAAAGGAAATGATGTGGTATACGAAAAGGGGTTTGGTTATGCCGGCGAAAGGCATAGCCGCCCTGTAACCGCCTCGACATTGTTTGAGATGGGCTCAACCTCTAAAGCGTTTACTGCACTGGGTGTACTTAAGCTTGTACATTCGGGGGCAATCAGTCTAAATGACCCTGTCAGCCGGTATATCAGCGGATTTTATGCAGTTTACAACGGAAAGAAAACAGATATCACAATTCAACAGTTGCTGCATCATACAAGCGGAATTCCTTTTTTATCGATAGCGGATATCAAAGTTGATTCAAAGGAAGATGCTTTGGAGAAAACGGCGAAGGGATTAAAGGGAGTTGAACTTAGTCATAAGCCGGGAAGCACATTTGAATATGCCACAATCAATTATGATGTGCTGGGATATATCATTGAACAGGCATCAGGACAGCCGTACGAGCAATATATGGCTGAGCACGTTTTTAAGCAGGTAGATATGTCAAACACGTATGCTGGGCGGCACGCTGGACATGCTGGCGATGTCTCATCAGGTTTTAAAATTGGATTTTTAAAAGCCAGAGCCTATAAAGCGCCTGAGTATAGGGGGAACACGCCTGCCGGATATATTATCACGAACGCAGAGGATGTATCCAAATGGCTTCGATATCAGCTGAATCACAGCGACGGTGATATAGGCCGCTTGATTGAGCAAAGCCACCTGCCTGATAAAAGCGTAAAAGCCGAAGAGCCGGGTGTGTATTATGGTGCGGGATGGTCAATTTTTGAAAAAAAGGGCAGAGTCAAAGAAGTGTTCCATGCCGGCTCCAACCCCAACTTTTCTTCGTTTATTATCGTCAGCTCTGACGATAATGCGGCTGTAGGGGTTTTGGCTAATATGAACAGCGCGTATCCTGAGAAAATCGCTCGTTCTGTTATACAGGTAATAACCGATCAAAGCCAAGAGCAGGACGGTTCTGTCACTGATCCGTTTCAGGTCATTGATAAAGCTGCGGCTGCCATGCTCGTTTTATTCAGTTTATTGCTTATTGTTCTGCTGTGGAGAATTTATATTTTTCTAAAAGGTGTAAAATCGAAAAATGTTCCCGCTCAGCAGGGAACAGGAATAAAGGCGCTGCTTTGGGTGATTTTGCTGGCAGCCGGAATAGTGGCGCCTAAGCTCATTTCAATCTTCGCCTTTAATGGCTTGCCTTGGAGCATGATATTTATTTGGGGACCCGGTTCTCTTCTTTATTTGGCGGCGGTATATTATATGCTGCTCCTTGCCTCCTGTATATTCGGTTTAACCGCTTGTTTTTTCAATCACCGTGCCGCAAGAAGGAGTGAGACGCATGAAATGTGA
- a CDS encoding non-ribosomal peptide synthetase: MLNGNLNLFPLSHHQKRILNIENLYPETAINHIGGLIQINGKLHLETLKKAIQHCIRQTESLRIRLMKQEDSVLQYIDEIAQARVPSVDFTSTDHPYDRMLDWAEQEFKIPFSLYNGALVQFYVFQTDEATCGYLIKCHHIIADGWSMKIIIDKIKDLYMLLANGELPEEEGGDDYSILIEKEKKYLSSPRYKKDAAFWKEEFSHLPDSFLSKSSANIAGKRKRFKLDQEHSAAVYEFIQKQGSSLNALFTASLFWYLSKATGENDFIIGTPVLNRSGKKEKSTAGMTVSTMPFRKKTDLDQRFSDFLQEVNSDYLKYFLHQRYPYDELIKELQLAKQGYDQLFQMYINSYNTDLASDIDGCHVEYDELYNGSQPYSLQIAVKEWDEGGAIELQFDYKVADYSEAEIQQLKDRLLRLVLLLIEDPDIQFRHLTILTEQEKRDEICKWNQTQADYPKEQTINQLIQATALQHPFRTAIEDGERHVSYQELDERSNQIARCLIHKGISRGDFVAVSMKHSPELIAVLLGILKAGGAYVPIDPEYPAERIKYILENSEAAFFITDPLFKIDCRLPRHVKPISIDCTKFNDLDTGQLDIRNDPSDIAYMIYTSGSTGQPKGVMIEHQSLVNYITSASQNYTSSQEDSFALYSSIAFDLTVTSIYTPLVTGNKIIIYRQEDIPEFILHQIVKEMKTAVIKLTPAHLALLKDANLKDSSIKRMIVGGEQLSVSLAHQITEASDQRIEIFNEYGPTEATVGCMIHKYDREQDQQASVPIGVPLQNTEIYLLDEQLQPVLPGTQGEMYISGDNVARGYWKRPDLQTERFLDNPFINNRKMYKTGDLAKRTNNGLLEYAGRKDHQIKLKGYRIELGEIELALLSLEEIEEAVVIDFGDSQGRKQLAAYVVSSAPTPVLELRKKLSGKLPVFMVPAYFIKMDYIPLTQNGKTDKEALPDPLLYQEQIDYGLLNDEQKEIEAVLLETAKEILGQTDICPEDHFYQLGGDSIKAIQFVSKMKEKGLFIKTQDIMTYPVFRELVSAVTSKQSPAISQQQAEGRVLGTPITQWFWSLDLKCAHFWHQSVMLTAEKEVHLEDVKAVLSFLINHHDSLRMNVEKETNTLVYHNTNIEPYIEYHDLSNLSEEEQTKQIAVIGQEMRESTGLYNGVLFKTGVIKANEKTHLLFTAHHLIADGVSWQILIDDFLALLHSIDKKEEMRLPLKTHSYQEFSNSINEYAYSREAEEECSYWNEKVKKIEPLYGICPENSKVENSIKLKRSLSSQMTQKLLSEANEAYQTQTNDLLITALIRACHHCTGKEIISVELEGHGREPLKEDLDFSRTFGWFTAMYPAVFQAEADLPAQIRSVKENLRNIPNKGIGYGALTYLSKRMPDHRNPELRFNYLGEVDLFLADKSEYRMTYLNSGAESSPENDLTVSLDLTAGIYDGQLTLDLIFSDLYQTKDMEQLLDEFFVQLKELTEHCCKKESVEYTPSDFETASLSIEELDSLFK, translated from the coding sequence ATGTTGAATGGTAACTTGAATTTATTTCCTCTTTCTCATCATCAAAAAAGGATATTAAATATCGAAAATTTATACCCAGAAACAGCTATTAATCATATTGGCGGCCTTATCCAAATCAATGGAAAACTTCATCTTGAGACCTTAAAAAAAGCCATTCAGCATTGTATCAGACAGACAGAGTCCCTCAGAATACGGCTCATGAAGCAGGAAGATTCAGTTCTTCAATACATAGACGAAATAGCGCAGGCACGTGTGCCATCAGTCGATTTTACTTCAACAGACCATCCATATGATAGAATGCTAGATTGGGCCGAACAGGAATTTAAAATACCTTTCTCTTTATATAATGGCGCACTTGTTCAATTTTATGTTTTCCAAACAGATGAAGCAACCTGCGGGTATTTAATCAAATGCCATCATATTATTGCCGACGGCTGGTCTATGAAAATCATCATTGATAAGATTAAGGATCTGTACATGCTTCTGGCAAATGGAGAACTGCCTGAAGAAGAAGGCGGTGACGACTATTCGATTCTCATAGAAAAAGAGAAAAAATACCTTTCTTCGCCACGATATAAAAAAGATGCCGCATTTTGGAAAGAGGAATTTTCTCATCTGCCAGACAGCTTCTTGTCAAAAAGTTCAGCGAACATTGCTGGAAAACGCAAACGATTTAAACTTGACCAAGAACATTCTGCTGCTGTTTATGAATTTATTCAAAAGCAAGGCTCTTCGTTAAACGCATTGTTTACCGCATCGCTGTTTTGGTATTTGAGCAAAGCAACGGGAGAGAATGATTTCATTATCGGCACGCCGGTCCTAAACAGGTCTGGAAAGAAGGAAAAAAGCACGGCGGGTATGACTGTCAGTACGATGCCGTTCAGAAAGAAAACAGACCTAGACCAACGTTTTTCAGACTTTTTACAAGAAGTCAATTCAGACTACCTAAAATACTTTCTCCACCAACGGTACCCCTATGACGAACTGATAAAGGAATTGCAGCTGGCAAAACAGGGATACGACCAGCTCTTCCAAATGTATATCAATTCATACAACACCGATCTTGCTTCTGATATAGATGGATGCCATGTCGAATATGATGAATTATATAACGGATCACAGCCTTATTCCCTTCAAATTGCGGTTAAAGAATGGGACGAAGGCGGAGCAATTGAATTGCAGTTCGACTACAAGGTTGCGGATTACAGCGAAGCGGAAATTCAGCAATTGAAAGACCGTTTACTCCGCCTGGTTTTATTGCTTATCGAGGATCCAGACATTCAATTCAGACATTTGACTATTTTAACTGAACAAGAAAAAAGGGACGAGATATGTAAGTGGAATCAGACGCAGGCCGACTATCCGAAAGAGCAGACAATCAACCAATTAATTCAAGCAACAGCCTTGCAGCATCCGTTTCGCACAGCGATAGAGGATGGCGAGAGACATGTTTCTTATCAAGAACTGGATGAACGCTCGAACCAAATTGCTCGCTGCCTTATACATAAAGGAATAAGCCGCGGTGATTTTGTCGCCGTGAGCATGAAACACTCACCGGAGTTGATTGCTGTTTTACTGGGCATTTTAAAAGCAGGCGGCGCTTATGTGCCGATCGACCCCGAGTATCCCGCGGAAAGAATCAAGTATATATTAGAAAATAGTGAAGCGGCGTTTTTTATTACAGACCCTCTTTTTAAAATAGACTGCCGTTTGCCAAGGCACGTAAAACCAATCAGTATTGACTGCACCAAGTTTAATGATTTAGATACGGGACAGTTAGACATCAGGAACGATCCTTCCGACATCGCATATATGATTTACACTTCTGGATCAACAGGGCAGCCGAAGGGCGTGATGATTGAACATCAAAGCCTTGTGAACTACATTACATCAGCCTCTCAGAATTATACTTCTTCCCAAGAGGACAGCTTTGCGCTGTACTCATCCATAGCTTTTGATTTAACCGTTACATCCATTTACACCCCATTAGTGACAGGAAATAAGATTATCATTTACAGACAAGAAGATATTCCGGAATTTATACTTCATCAAATCGTAAAAGAAATGAAAACGGCTGTCATCAAGCTGACACCAGCACATTTAGCGTTGCTGAAAGATGCAAACTTAAAAGATTCCTCTATAAAAAGAATGATCGTTGGCGGAGAGCAGCTGTCTGTTTCTTTAGCACACCAAATAACAGAAGCATCAGATCAACGCATCGAGATCTTTAATGAATACGGGCCGACAGAAGCGACTGTTGGGTGTATGATCCACAAATATGACAGAGAACAGGATCAGCAAGCTTCGGTTCCAATTGGGGTTCCGTTGCAGAATACAGAAATTTATTTATTAGATGAACAGCTGCAGCCGGTATTGCCGGGAACTCAAGGTGAAATGTATATATCAGGCGATAATGTCGCCAGAGGATATTGGAAGCGTCCGGATTTGCAAACCGAGCGTTTTCTAGATAATCCTTTCATAAATAACAGAAAAATGTATAAGACAGGCGATCTGGCGAAAAGAACAAATAATGGATTGCTTGAATATGCAGGGCGTAAAGACCATCAAATCAAATTGAAAGGCTACCGTATAGAACTGGGAGAAATTGAATTAGCCCTGCTTTCTCTCGAGGAAATAGAAGAAGCAGTGGTCATTGATTTTGGTGATTCACAGGGCAGAAAGCAATTGGCGGCATATGTAGTGAGCTCTGCACCTACGCCAGTGCTGGAGCTTAGGAAAAAGCTTTCTGGCAAACTGCCCGTTTTTATGGTTCCGGCCTACTTTATCAAGATGGATTATATTCCGCTTACGCAAAATGGAAAAACAGACAAGGAAGCGCTTCCTGATCCTTTACTGTATCAAGAACAGATAGATTATGGATTGTTAAATGATGAGCAGAAGGAAATAGAGGCGGTTCTTTTGGAAACCGCTAAGGAGATTCTTGGCCAGACTGATATTTGCCCAGAGGATCATTTTTATCAGCTTGGCGGAGATTCTATCAAAGCCATTCAATTCGTTTCGAAAATGAAAGAAAAAGGTCTTTTTATCAAGACTCAGGATATTATGACATATCCCGTATTTAGAGAACTTGTCAGTGCTGTGACTAGCAAACAATCGCCTGCAATTTCTCAACAACAAGCAGAAGGCAGAGTGTTGGGCACGCCGATTACCCAATGGTTCTGGTCCTTGGATTTAAAGTGCGCTCATTTCTGGCATCAATCGGTTATGCTAACTGCTGAAAAAGAGGTTCATCTTGAAGATGTAAAGGCGGTTCTGTCTTTTTTAATCAATCATCACGACAGCTTGCGAATGAATGTAGAAAAAGAAACGAATACCTTGGTCTATCACAATACAAATATCGAACCTTATATTGAATACCATGATTTGTCTAATCTTTCCGAGGAAGAGCAAACCAAACAAATAGCGGTGATCGGGCAAGAAATGAGAGAAAGCACGGGCTTATACAATGGAGTGCTTTTTAAAACCGGTGTGATCAAAGCAAACGAAAAAACGCATTTGTTATTTACGGCCCATCACCTGATCGCGGACGGTGTATCATGGCAAATCCTGATTGATGATTTTCTTGCTCTCTTACATTCAATAGATAAGAAGGAAGAGATGAGACTCCCTTTAAAGACACATTCTTATCAGGAATTTTCAAATTCGATCAATGAATACGCTTATTCGCGTGAGGCGGAAGAAGAATGCAGCTATTGGAATGAAAAAGTGAAAAAGATTGAGCCGCTCTATGGGATTTGTCCGGAAAATTCCAAAGTTGAAAATAGCATAAAACTGAAACGGTCTTTGAGCAGCCAGATGACTCAAAAACTGCTCAGTGAAGCAAATGAGGCGTATCAAACCCAAACAAATGATTTGCTTATCACTGCGTTAATCCGGGCTTGCCATCATTGCACAGGCAAGGAGATTATTTCTGTGGAATTGGAAGGTCACGGAAGAGAGCCATTAAAGGAAGACTTAGATTTTTCAAGGACGTTCGGCTGGTTTACAGCAATGTATCCCGCCGTGTTTCAGGCAGAGGCTGATCTGCCGGCGCAAATCCGTTCAGTGAAAGAAAACCTGCGGAATATTCCCAATAAGGGTATTGGCTACGGCGCACTCACCTATTTGAGTAAACGAATGCCGGATCACAGGAATCCTGAGCTGCGCTTTAATTATCTGGGAGAAGTTGACCTTTTTTTAGCAGACAAATCAGAATACCGCATGACTTATTTAAATTCAGGCGCAGAGTCATCACCTGAAAATGATCTGACAGTCAGTCTTGATTTGACTGCGGGAATCTATGACGGACAGTTAACGTTGGATTTAATCTTCAGCGATCTTTATCAGACAAAGGATATGGAACAGCTTTTAGATGAATTTTTTGTACAGCTGAAGGAGCTGACTGAACATTGCTGTAAAAAAGAGTCTGTCGAATATACGCCATCAGATTTCGAAACCGCCTCATTATCTATAGAAGAATTGGATTCCTTGTTCAAATGA
- a CDS encoding MFS transporter encodes MKNKSFYFIWAGQSIANLGDSLYVLVLTLFTYQVTDSAFLASLVAMMQFVGQSLSAVFIPVFIHKYRLKHILIFLQLTQTILLSLLLLIFMIHIKSILIFFFIVFLMSLLDGGTIPVRNSMIPRFVPKSMLLKANSLVLTSDQIVLLLGWLLGGILIKWLGPQLLLLLTFALYGISTVSLFFVKDAGKGDAEKEENESIVDKISSGWKAIYQMPVIRMLTVLELLSMFGRSIWTGAIILVYVDVVLHQNETWWGFINASYFAGTITGGLIVWKLSKIMNGKLFSMILWTSLAIGACTLCLALNKYALASLLFVFILGPSFQLRGIAIRTYVQESINETLLPKILSAQHTVSTFVYGASILIMSSLTDWLGVQYVFFLNFIIFTVSALLSLKLKNEQI; translated from the coding sequence ATGAAAAATAAATCCTTTTATTTCATATGGGCGGGCCAGTCAATTGCCAATTTAGGAGATTCTTTATACGTGCTGGTACTGACCCTGTTTACATATCAAGTCACAGACTCGGCCTTTTTGGCTTCGCTGGTAGCTATGATGCAGTTTGTGGGTCAGTCATTAAGCGCAGTATTTATACCGGTTTTTATTCATAAATACAGATTAAAGCACATTTTGATTTTTTTACAGTTAACGCAAACCATTCTGTTATCTTTGTTGCTTCTCATATTTATGATCCATATTAAATCTATTTTGATTTTTTTCTTTATCGTATTTTTAATGTCGCTGTTAGATGGAGGAACTATTCCGGTCAGAAATTCAATGATTCCCCGTTTTGTTCCAAAATCCATGTTGTTGAAAGCAAACAGCCTGGTGCTGACCTCTGATCAAATCGTGCTCCTACTCGGATGGCTGCTCGGCGGTATTTTGATCAAATGGCTCGGGCCCCAATTGCTTCTATTGTTGACTTTTGCGCTTTATGGCATCTCTACAGTATCTTTATTTTTTGTCAAGGATGCGGGAAAAGGAGATGCCGAAAAGGAAGAAAACGAGTCTATTGTGGATAAAATTTCCTCCGGGTGGAAAGCAATTTATCAAATGCCTGTTATCAGAATGCTGACTGTTCTTGAGCTTTTATCCATGTTCGGCAGAAGTATTTGGACAGGTGCCATTATCCTTGTTTATGTCGATGTAGTGCTGCATCAAAACGAAACATGGTGGGGGTTTATTAACGCAAGCTATTTCGCCGGCACCATTACAGGCGGTTTAATCGTTTGGAAACTTTCAAAAATAATGAATGGAAAACTGTTCTCGATGATTTTATGGACATCACTTGCCATCGGCGCTTGCACACTATGCCTTGCGCTTAACAAGTATGCGTTGGCATCGCTGCTTTTTGTCTTTATTTTAGGACCTTCATTTCAGCTCCGGGGAATTGCGATCAGAACTTATGTGCAGGAGAGCATAAACGAAACTTTGCTTCCGAAAATACTGTCCGCTCAGCATACAGTAAGTACATTTGTATACGGCGCCTCGATCTTAATTATGAGCAGCCTTACTGATTGGCTGGGTGTTCAATATGTATTTTTCTTGAATTTTATTATATTTACTGTTTCAGCGCTTTTATCTTTAAAACTAAAAAATGAACAAATATAG
- a CDS encoding CamS family sex pheromone protein: MKKTLAMAATAAVLMLSACSSGFGGEKEEEITQKTAKSSEKAIVPKYNISDSYYKMVLPFKAGKARGLTTEQLNTRLDIDEFETGLMRLAQESFSTEDYLFQEGQYLDEDTVLSWLARKKTGSDLKKAQKKDENFKNEGLNPALPSSGSTEEQNESSPVYLASMLEHDYLVRKDKNSIQLGGVMIGLALNSVYYYREKTGDPQKEVEIKDSTLRKQGEKIAQEVIKRLRQKDNLKNVPITIALYKQASKTSIVPGNFLAKTEVKAGSADISNWDDINETYVFYPADTTTAEKYPDDTEVFKRFKNSIEEYFPNYTGVVGTALYENNEMTKMKIDIPMQFYGKSEVVAFTQFLTGEVMDYYAKSSLNLEVNITSSDGQEAVIIRNAGDKEPTVHIYD, from the coding sequence TTGAAAAAGACGTTGGCAATGGCGGCAACGGCGGCAGTGTTAATGCTGTCTGCCTGCTCGTCAGGTTTTGGGGGGGAGAAGGAGGAAGAGATCACGCAAAAGACGGCGAAATCGTCAGAAAAAGCGATTGTCCCGAAATATAACATCTCTGATTCCTATTACAAAATGGTGCTGCCATTTAAGGCGGGAAAAGCGCGCGGCTTGACGACGGAACAGCTGAATACAAGATTGGATATTGATGAGTTTGAAACAGGGCTGATGCGTCTTGCCCAAGAATCTTTCTCGACTGAAGATTATCTGTTCCAAGAAGGGCAATATTTAGATGAAGATACTGTATTAAGCTGGCTTGCACGGAAAAAAACAGGTTCTGATCTAAAAAAAGCCCAAAAAAAGGATGAAAACTTCAAAAATGAAGGCTTGAACCCAGCGCTTCCAAGCTCCGGTTCAACAGAAGAGCAAAACGAAAGCAGCCCGGTTTATTTAGCATCCATGCTGGAGCACGATTATTTAGTCAGAAAAGACAAAAACTCCATTCAGCTTGGCGGCGTGATGATCGGACTGGCGTTGAACTCTGTGTATTACTATCGTGAAAAAACAGGCGACCCTCAAAAAGAGGTGGAGATTAAGGACAGCACGCTCCGCAAACAGGGAGAAAAAATCGCACAGGAGGTCATTAAGCGTCTCCGTCAAAAAGATAACCTGAAGAATGTGCCAATCACCATCGCGCTTTACAAGCAGGCGTCAAAAACATCGATTGTGCCGGGGAACTTTTTAGCCAAAACAGAAGTCAAAGCAGGCTCCGCGGATATCTCAAATTGGGATGACATCAATGAAACTTATGTTTTCTATCCGGCGGATACAACCACAGCAGAAAAATACCCGGATGACACCGAGGTCTTTAAGCGGTTCAAAAATTCAATCGAAGAGTATTTCCCGAACTACACAGGCGTTGTAGGGACAGCGTTGTATGAAAATAATGAAATGACGAAAATGAAGATCGACATTCCAATGCAATTCTATGGAAAAAGTGAAGTCGTCGCGTTTACCCAGTTTTTAACGGGTGAAGTGATGGATTACTACGCTAAGAGCTCACTTAATCTCGAAGTGAATATCACGTCTTCCGATGGACAGGAAGCGGTCATTATCCGCAATGCAGGAGATAAAGAGCCGACTGTTCACATTTATGACTAA